GTCATCGCCGGGCACAAGTCGGTGCGCGACTGGGTGTCGATGCCGGCGGCGATCTTCACCGATCCCGAGGTCGCGACGGTCGGGCTCTCGGAGGAGCAGGCCAAGGCGCAAGGGTACGACCCCATCGTCGGAAAGTTCTTCTTCAGCGCGCTCGGGCGCGCCGTGGCCATCGCGCACACCGACGGCTTCGTGAAGGTGGTGGGCGATCGCGAGTCGAAGCTCCTGCTCGGCGCCACCATCGTCGGCCCGGAGGCGTCGGACCTCATCGCCGAGGCCGCGCTGGCGCTGGAGATGGGCGCCTACCTCGAGGACGTGGGGCTCACCGTCCACGCCCACCCGACCTTGCCGGAGGCCTTCATGGAGGCGTGCAAGGGCGCGCTCGGCGAGGCCATCCACCGGGTCAACGCGCCGGAGCGGCCGCGGAAGGAGCGCTCCGGGGCGGCGGCGCAGGCGTGAGGACCCTCGCCGTCCACAAGCTCGGCCGCGTCGAGTACGAGGACGGGCTGCGGCTCATGGCGCTCGCCGGCGAGGCGGTCCGCGCCGGCCAGCCGGCCGCGACCGACCACCTCTTCCTGGTCGAGCACCCGCCCGTCCTCACCCTGGGCCGCAGCGCCGAGCAGAAGAACGTCCTCGCCTCGCCGGCGTGGCTCGAGCAGCAGGGGTTCGAGCTGCACCCGACCGACCGCGGCGGCGACGTCACCTACCACGGACCGGGCCAGGTGGTGGCCTACCCGGTGGTCGACCTCTCCGACCGCCCCGACGTGCGCAAGTACGTCGGCGCGCTCGAGGAGGCGATGATCCGCACCTGCGCCGACCACGGGATCGCGGCGGGGCGGCACGAGGAGCACCGCGGCGCCTGGGTGGGCCGGAAGAAGATCGGCGCCGTCGGCGTGCACCTCGCCCGCTGGATCACCTCGCACGGGCTCGCCTTCAACGTCGCGCCGGACCTGATGCACTTCCAGGTGATCGTCCCCTGCGGCATCTCCGATCCGCGGCTCGGGGTGACGAGCCTCGCCGCGGAGCTCGCGGGGCAGGGCCGCGCGGCGCCGCCGCTCGCCGAGGTGGAGGAGCAGCTCGCCGCGCACCTCGCGGTGCTCCTCGGCCGCCGCCGCGAGGACCGGGCGCCGGATCTGCGCACCGCGTCGGTGGTCCCGCTGGGCGCGGACGGCCGGGTGCTGCTCCTGCGCCGGTCCGAGGCGCGCGGCGGCTTCTGGCAGCCCGTCACCGGCCGGCTCGAGCCCGGCGAGTCGCCGGAGGCCGCGGCCAGGCGCGAGCTGCTCGAGGAGACCGGGGCCGACGCGCCGGTCGAGCCGCTCGGCTATCGCCACGGCTTCGCGATCGAGCCCGGGCTGTGGCGCGGGGCGCCGCCCGGCCTGGCGGTGGCGGAGGAGACCGCCTTCGCCGCCCGCCTCCCGCCCGGCTTCACCTGCCAGCTCTCCGACGAGCACGCGGAGCACGGCTGGTTCACGCCCGCCGAGGCGCTGGCGCGGCTGCGCTACGCCGGCCTGCGCCAGGCCGTGCGGCGCGCCACCCGCCGGGGCAGCGCGGGCGAGCGGGTGCCCTGATCGCCCCGAGCGCGCCGACGACGGGCCTCGACGCTCCGCCCGCGGTCGGCTAGCGTTCCCGCTCGTGAAGATCGCGATCTACGACGCCACCCTCACGGAGGGGACGCGGCAGGCCGGGGTGCAGCTGTCGGTCCGCGACAAGCTCCGGGTGGCCCTGCGGCTCGCCGAGCTGGGGGTCGCCTTCGTCGAGGGCGGCTGGCCGGGCGCGCGCGGAGACGCCGAGATCTTCCGGGAGGCGCGGCAGCTCGAGCTGGGCGGCGCGCGGCTGTGCGCCTGCGCCACCCTCCAGCCCGGCGGCCGGGGGGGTAGCGAGCTGCGGGCGGCGCTGCGCTCCGGCGCCCCCGCGATCACGCTGCGCGTCCCGCTGGCCTCCGGCCGCCGCGCCGCGGCGGGCTGGCGCGGCGCCCTCGCGGCGGCGGTGAAGGCGGTGCGGCGCGACGGGCGCGCCGCGATCGTGGACCTCGACGGGTTCTTCGACGCCCAGCGCCAGGGCGGCGCGGCGGCGCTCGGCGCGGTGGAGGCGGCCGCGCGGGCCGGGGCGGAGGTGATCCTCCTCGGCGACGTCCGGGGCGGCGCGCTCCCGTCCGAGATCGAGGCGGGGGTGGCGGCGGCGCGCCGCGCGGCGGGCGCGGCGGCGATCGGGATCCGGGCCCGCGACGACGCCGGCCTGGCGGTCGCGAACAGCCTGGTGGCGGTGGGGAAGGGCGCGTCGGTCGTCGCCGCCACCGTGAACGGGTACGGCGAGCGGTGCGGCGCGGCCGACCTGGTGGCCGTCGCCGCGGCGCTGGAGCTCAAGCTCGGGCACCAGGCGCTCGCGGCCGGACAGCTCCGGCGGCTCACCTCGCTGGCGCACTTCGTGGCGGAGCTGGTCGATCGCGAGCCGTCGCGCGACCAGCCCTACGTCGGCCAGGACGCCTTCGCCGGCGGCGCGGACGAGCTCGCGCCGCACGTCGACCCCGAGGCGGTGGGCAACCGTGCCGGGCCGGCCATGGCCGACGAGCGGGGACACCCGGGGGCGCTGCGGGTGGCGCGCGCGCTCGGGCTGCCCGCGCGCGGCGAGCGCGACGCGCGCCAGGTGCTGGAGCGCCTCGCCGCCTGGGAGCGGCGCGGCTTCCGGTACGAGGGCGCCGAGGCGAGCTTCGACCTCGTGCTGCGGGCCCTGGCCGGCCGGCGCCGCGAGTACTTCCGGGTGCTGGCGTACCGCGTGCTCGACGTGCACCGGGAGAAGCGCGGGTTCACCGAGGCGACCGTGGAGCTCGCGGTGAGCGGCGAGCACGTCCACGCGGCGGCGCTCGGCGTCGGCCCCGTGAACGCCCTCGACCAGGCGCTCCGCAAGGCGCTCGAGCTGCACTACCCCGAGCTCTCCAGCATGAAGCTCGTGCAGTCGCGCTCGAAGAGCCTCGCCACCGACGTGGGGACGGCCGGGGACGTGCGGGTGCTGGTGGACAGCGCCGACGCTCGCGACCACTGGGGCACGGCCGGGGTCTCGGACAACCTGCTCGACGCCTGCCGGCAGGCGCTGGTGGACGCCATCGAGTACAAGCTCGCCAAGGACGACGTCGCGCCGCATCCCCGGCGCGCGCGCCCGCGGTCGCGGTGACGGCGGAGCGGACCTTGCATCGCGCGGCGGGATGGCCCGCCGGCTCGCCCTCGCCGCCCTCTGCCTCCTGTCCCTCGCGCCCAGCGTGTGGCGGCTCTTGCAGGCGCGCCAGGCGCCTCCGCCCGCGTGCGCGCCGGTGGGGCGCGGCGTCGCGCCGCGCCACTGGGTAGGCTGCCCGGCGGACGAGGGTCCGCCCCGCGAGCTGACCGGCCGCGAGCGGCTCCTCTCGGGCCTGCCGGTCCCCCTGAACGACGCGACGCCGGAGGACCTGGCGCCGGTGCCGGGCTTCACGGCGCGCCTCGCCGCCGAGGCCGTGGCGGACCGCGCCCGGCGCGGGCCGTTCACCAGCCTGGACGACCTCACCCGGGTGCGGGGGATAGGCCCGGGCAGGCTGGCCAAGGCCCGGCCCTTCCTCGCGCTGGGAGGGCGGTAGGCGGGGGCCGCCAGCCGAGCTATCCTCCCGGCCCTGGAGAGGATTCGTGCTCATCCGCTGTGAGAAGTGCTCCACCGTCTACGAGCTCGACGACGCGCTGCTGCCGCCGGAGGGCGCTCCGGTCCAGTGCAGCCGGTGTCAGTACGTGTTCACGGCCCGGCCGGAGCGGCCGCAGCCGGCCGGGGGGGAGGGGAAGGCGCCGGGCGGGGGGGGGAGCCCGGGCACGACGGCGAAGCCGGAGGCGACCGCGAAGCCGGACGCGACCGCGAAGCCGGACGCGACCGCGAAGCCGGACGCGACCGCGAAGCCGGCTGCGACTGCGAGACCGACCGCGACCGCGACGGCGAGTGAGACCGCTCAACCGACCTCGACCTCGACCTCGAGCCGGACTGCGACCGCGAGCCCGAGCCAGAGCCCGAGCCCGGAACCTGGGTCGGCCGCAGGCGCGAGCGAGGCCGGGGAGCTCGGGGGGAAGTCGATCCCGCCGGACGAGAGGGCTGGAGAGCCGGCCTCGGCGCCCCCGCCCGCTCCGCGGTCGGCCGCAGCTCCCGAGGTCCGGTCCGCCCCCGCGCCGCCCGCCGCGGAGCCCGCGCCGGTCGAGGCGCCGCGCTTCACGGCCGACGGCCGCCCCATCCGCAAGGTCCCGTTCCCGGAGGAGGACGTCACCGCCAGCGGCCCGCGCCCGGTCATCGCCCGCGCGCCGGGGGGCGTCCTGCCGCGGCGCGGCCCGCGGGCCGGCGGCCTCCCGCTCGTGCCGATCGCGGGTGTGCTCGTCGCCGTGGCCGTGCTGCTCCTCGCCTGGCGCCTCTACCCACGGCGGCCCGATCCGGACGCAGCGGGCCGGCTCGCGGAGGGGCTGCAGCTCCTCCTCCGCGACGACCGCGGCAGCCTCACCCGCGCCATCCTGGCGTTCGACGACGCGGCGCGGGCCGACGAGCGCCAGGTGGACGCGAGGGCGGACCGGGTGCTGGCGCGGGCGCTCCTGCTCGGGCTGGTGCAGGGCGAGGCCGCGCGCCTCGAGGTGCGCCTCGCCGCGCGCCGGGCCGAGCGCGCCCGCACCGAGGCGCCGGTGGGCCCGCCGGTGCCGGAGCTGGCGGAGCAGATCGACGCGCTCGAGGCGCAGCGCGAGGTCGTCCGGGGGCGGCTGCGGGAGCTGGAGGGCGTGGCGGCGACGGACCTCGCCTCCCTGCAGCGGGGAGACGCGGCGCGCCCCTCGGTGCAGCGGGCCAGGGCGGTGCTCGAGGCGTACGCCACCGATCCCGCGCGCGCCGCCGAGGCGGTGCTGCGCGATCGCCCGGCGCGCGGCAAGGACCCCTGGCTCGACCTCGCCGTCGGCGCGGGCGAGACGCGCGCGGTGAGCCCGGAGCTGCGCGCCGAGGGGGTGGCGCGTCTCGAGAAGCTGGTGAAGGCGCACCCGGAGCTCTTGCGCGCGCGGCTCGCGCTGGCCGAGGCGCTGGCGCGCGCCGGGAAGGTCGAGGCGGCCGTGGCCTCGCTCGACGCCCTGCTCGCCGCCAACCGCGACCACGAGGACGCCCGGGCGCTGCGCGCCGAGCTCACCAGCGGGGACGCCCGCGGAGGCGCGGCGGCGCCGGTGCCGGGCGCGCGGGTGCCCGCCGGCTCGCCGCCTCCGGAGGCGGCGGCGCCTCACCCGCGGAACGAAAGTTCTCAGGCCTCTCCTCCCTGACGGGGCTCGCGGCGCCCGGAAGGGCGCCCGCGCGCGCCGCGGCGCGGTGGCCCGCCGCTTGCTGTCCTTCGGGCGCATGGAGCTGCTGGTCCTCGCCTGCCTGGGCCTCGTCGCCTACAGCTACCTCGGGTATCCGCTGGTGCTCGTCGTCTGGACGGGGCTCCGGGAGGCGGTGAGCGGCGCCCGGTTCCTCGCCGGCGGGCCCGACCGGCGGTCGCGGCGGCGCGACGACCGCTGGCCCTCGATGACCGTGGTGGTGGCGGCGCACGACGAGGAGACCTGCATCCGGCAGAAGGTCGAGAACTGCCTCGCGCTCGACTACCCACCGGAGCTCCTCGACGTGGTGGTCGGGTGCGACGGCTGCAGCGATCGGACCGCGGAGCTGGCGCGGGCGGCCGGCGGCGCCCGCGTCACGGTGGTCGAGGCGCCGCGCGCCGGGAAGGCGGCCGTGCTGTCGCGCCTCGTGCCGAGGGCGCGGGGCGACGTGGTGCTCCTCACCGACGCCAACACCCTGCTCGAGCGCGGTGCGGCCAAGGCCCTGGCGCGCCACTTCCAGGATCGCTCGGTGGGCGCGGTGGTCGGCCGGCTGCGCCTCTACAACCGGGTGAAGCGCGACTACCAGGAGAGCCTGTACTGGAAGTACGAGACGGTCCTCAAGTACCACGAGGGCAAGCTCGGCTGCGTGCTGGGCGCGAACGGCGGGCTGTACGCGGTGCGCCGGCTGCTCTTCCGGCCGCTGCGCGAGACCACCATCATCGACGACTTCGTGGTGCCGATCCGCATCGCGGCGCGCGGCTGGCGGATCCCCTACGACCCGGAGGCGGTCGCGTACGAGGAGACCACCGAGGAGGTCGCGGCCGACTTCGCGCGGCGGGCGCGGATCGGGGCCGGGGACTGGCAGGCGCTGGCGCTGGTGCCGGAGGCGCTCGACCCTCGGCTCGGGTTCCTGCCCTTCGCCTTCGTCTCGCACAAGCTCCTGCGGTGGCTCGCGCCCTTCCTGCTCGCGGCGGCGCTGGCCGGCTCGCTCGCGCTGGCCGTCACCGGAGGCCTCGCGGCCAGGGCGCTGCTCCTCGCCCAGCTCGCGTTCTACGGGCTGGCGCTGGCGGGCCGGCGTCGCCCGTCCGGCCCGTGGCGCCGGCCTGCCGCCCTGGCCTGGTACTTCGTCTCCATGAACGCGGCGCTGGCGGTGGGGCTGTGGCGGTTCGTGAGCGGCACCCAGCGCGCCGCCTGGAGCCGCACGCGCCGGGCGGCGCCCGACGTGCCGGGGGTGCCGACGGCCTGACCCGCCGGGCCCGAGGCGCGGTACGCTGCGCCCATGACCCCCGATCTCCTCGTCCTCGGGACCATCCACACGCTCGATCCGGCGCGCCCGCGCGCCGAGGCGCTGCTCGCCAGGCACGGCCGCGTCCTGGAGCTGGGGAGCGCCGCCGCCTGCCGCGCGGCCGCCGCGCCGGGCGCGCGCGTGCTCGACCTGGCGGGGGGCTCGGCCGTCCCGGGCCTCGCCGACGCCCACGGCCACGTGCTGCTCCACGCCCGCTCCCTGGAGGAGGTGAAGCTCTCCGGCGCGCGCGACGAGGCCGCCTGCGCGGCCCTCGCGGCGGAGCGGGCGCGCGCGCTCCCGCCGGGGAGCTGGGTGCGCGGCCGCGGCTGGGATCAGAACCGCTGGCCCGGCGGCGCCTTCCCGGGCCTCGCCGCGCTCGACGCCGCGGTGCCCGACCACCCGGTGCTCCTCGAGCGGGTGGACGGCCACATGGCGTGGGTGAACGGGCGGGCGCTCGCCCTGGCCGGGATCGGGCCCGGCACGGCCGACCCTCCGGGCGGCCGGATCGCGCGGGACGAGCGAGGCCGCCCCACCGGCCTGCTCGTGGACGCGGCGCAGGACCTCGTCCACGGGCGCATCCCGCACCCCTCGGCGCGCGAGGTGGAGCGCCTGCTCCGCCTGGGCCTCGCCGACCTGGTCCGGCTGGGGCTCACCGCCGTCCACGACGCCGGCTGCACCTCCTCGGTGCTGCGCTGCTACGCCGGCCTGGCCGACGGCGACGCGCTGCCGCTCCGGGTGTACGCCATGATCGACGGCGGCCAGCCGGAGGGGGCGCTGCGCGCCGAGCTGGCGCGCTGGTCCGCCACGCCGGCCATCGGCCGCCTCGACGTCCGGGCCGTGAAGCTGTTCGCCGACGGCGCGCTCGGCAGCCGCGGCGCGGCGCTCCTCGACGGCTACGCCGACGACCCCGGGAACCGCGGGCTGTTCCTCACGCCGCCGCAGGCGCTGCGCGCGCGGCTCGAGCTGGTGGCGGGCGGCGGCTTCCAGCCCGCCGTCCACGCCATCGGGGACGCCGCCTGCCGCGAGGTCATCGCCGCGCTCGTCGAGCTGGGCCGCGAGCACGACCTGTCCCGGCTCCGGCCGCGGGTGGAGCACCTGCAGCTCGCGCGCGCGGAGGACCTCGACCACATGCGCGAGGCGTGCGCCGTCGCCTCCATGCAGCCGCTCCACGCGGTGAGCGACGCCCCCTGGGTCGCCGCGCGGCTGGGCGGGAGCTCGCCCGCGCTCGCCGGCGCCTACGCCTGGCGGCAGGTGCTGGCGCGCGGCATCCCGCTCGCGCTCGGCTCCGACTTCCCGGTGGAGAGCCCGGACCCGCGGCTCGGGCTCCGCGCCGCCGAGCTGCGCCGGCCGGCCGGGGCCGCGGAGCCCTGGCACCCGGCCGAGCGGCTCACGCGCCTCGAGGCGCTGCACGGGTTCACCTGGGGCCCCGCCTTCGCCTCCTTCGCGGAGGGGCGGCGCGGCGTGCTGCAGCCGGGCGCCGACGCCGACCTGACCGCCTTCGGCGGCGACGTCCTCGAGGTCCCGGCCGAACGGCTCGGCCAGCTCCCCGTCGTCGCCACCGTGGTGGGCGGGCGGGTGGAGCACGGCCGCGTGTCCTAGGGACGCGCCGGCAGGCGAGGGGCCCGGTCCATCACCAGCATGACAGGTGGATGGACTTCGCGCTCTTCACGCTCCTCGGCCTCGCCGTCGCGTTCGGGCACCTCTGGCTGCCGGGCGAGCACCGCGTCGGACCCGCGTCGGCCTTCACGCTGGGGGTGACCGGCGCCTGGGGCGGCGCGACGGTCGCCGGCGCCTTCGTCCCTGGGATGCTCTCGTCGCTCTCGTCCGGCCTCGCGACCGCGGGCAGCCTCGCCGGCGCGGTGGGTGCGATCGCGTTCATGGAGGTGGTGACCGACCGCTACCTGCGGCACCACCCGGACGAGGCGACGCGCGCGCCTTGGTGAGGCTCAGCGCCGCCGGAGCAGATCCGAGACGCTCACGACCAGGCTGCCGGCGGGGACGGCGCGTGCGCCGACGCGCAGCGCGTCGTTGATGTGCTTGCCGGTGGCGGGGTCGTCGCTCCGGGACGGGTAGGCGAGGTTGAGCCGCACCGGCAGCACCCCGCGCGCGACCCGGTGGAGGACGACGGCCGTGCCGTCCGCCTCCGCGCGCTCGACGACGCCGACGTGGACGGGCGGCCCACCCGGGCGATCGGCGAGGAAGACCAGATCGCCGGCGGAGGGGGTGCGGGTGGGGAGGAGGGCGCCGCGCGCCTGGGCGAGCGCGTGCAGCGCCGCCGCGTCGCGCGCCTCGGCGGGGAGCGGCCGCCCGGCGCGCGCGAAGGCCGCGCGCGCCAGCGCCGCGCACCCGGGCCCGTAGTCGACGCCCGCGAGCACCACCTGCCGCTGCCCGACGAGCGACGAGACCGCCTTGACCGCCGCCGCCACGTCCGGCGCGGTCGCGGTCGCCGTAGCGGTCCCAGTCGAGGTCGAGGTCGAGCTCGCAGTCGAGGTCGCAGTCGAAGTCGACGTCGCAGTCGAGGTCGAGGATCCCATCTGCCTCGCCCCGCGGACCGTGGAGAGGGGCCGCGCCTCCGCCTTCGCCGGTGCGAAACCGGAGTCCGGGCCGGTGCTCCTTGCGAGAGCACCGGCCCGGTTCTCCTGGGCGGGCGGGGGCAGGCTGTGACGGCGCGTCCAGGTCGGCGTCCCCGCGCACGCCTGGAGGAGGAGCGCGAGGCCGACGGCGACGCTGGAGCGAGAGGCCGTCATGCCGCGATGCTACCCAGCCGCGCGCGCGCGTCCATTTTTGTGTCGCGAAACGTGCGGGCGCTTGGTTTCCGCGGCGAGGTGCGGCTACATGGCGAAGCTTGGCCTCCCTGCGCCAGACCGCGCGCGCGGCGATCCTCGGCCTCCCTGGCCTGTTCTGGGTGCTCTGGGGAGGCCTCCTCGTCAACCGCGCGGCGTCGTTCGTGGCGGCGCTGCTCGGGATCTACCTCGTGCGCGAGCGCGGGTTCGGCGCCGCCGAGGCCGGGCAGGTCGTGTCGCTGTGGGGCGCCGGGTTCATCGTGGCGGGCCCGCTCGGGGGCCTCCTCGCCGATCGCATCGGGCGCCGCCCCGTCATGCTCGCAGGGCTCCTCTGCGGGGCGGCCGCCGTCGGCGCGCTGGTGGTGGCGCGCTCGCCGGCGCTGCTCGCGCTGCTCGCGTTCCTCTCCTCGGCGGCCGGAGAGCTCTACCGCCCCGCCGCCCACGCGGCCCTCACCGACGTCGTGCCGGTCGCGGAGCGCGCCCGCGCATGGGGCCTCGTCTACTGGGCCGTGAACTTCGGCATGGCGGTGGGGCTGCTCCTGGCGGCGATCGTGGCCGAGCGGAGCCTCGGCGCGCTCTTCCTGGCCGACGCCGGCACCACGCTGCTCTTCGCCGGGCTCGTCGCGGCGCGGGTCCCGGAGACCCGGCCGGCGGCGGTCCGGCACGAGCCGGCGCTGGCCGGGCTCGCGCGCGTCCTGCGCGACCGCGCCTTCGTCGTGTTCCTCGGGCTCTACCTCGCCTCGCTGGTCGTGTTCACCCAGTGGCAGCTCGGGCTGCCGCTCGACATGGCCGCGCACGGGCTCGGGCCGAGCGCGTTCAGCGTGCTCCTCGGCCTCAACTGCGCCGGGGTGGTGCTGCTCCAGCCGCTGCTGGGCGCGCGGCTGCGCGGGCACGACCCGAGCCGGCTCCTCGCCGCCTCGGCGCTCCTCTTCGGCGCCGGCTTCGGGGTGAACGCGCTCGGAGGCGGCCTGCCCGTGTACGCGCTCGGGACCGCCTGCTGGACCGTCGGCGAGGTGGTGGGCTTCCCGGCGGCGGCGGCGCTCGTCGCCGACCTCGCGCCGGTGGAGCTGCGCGGCCGGTACCAGGGCGCGTTCTCGATGAGCTGGGGCGTGGCCTTCACCCTCTCGCCGGTGCTGGCCGGCCAGGTCGTGAGCCGGCTGGGCGGGCGGGCGCTGTGGCTCGCCTGCCTCGCCATCGCGGTCGCGGTCGCGCTCGGCTACCTCGCCACCGGCGAGGAGCGGCGGCGGCGGGTGGCCGAGGCGCGGCGGAGCGCCGATCCGGCTGTCAGCCCGGGCGGTTAGGGTGGTGCTCGCCCGCCATGTCCCGCCGCTATGAGCTGAAGCCCGCCGCCCGGCCGAAGGGTGCGCTCCACTACGCCGGGCTCCTCAACGAGGAGCAGCAGGCGGTCGTCGAGGCCGGCGGCGGCCCCATCCTCGTCATCGCCGGCGCCGGCTCCGGGAAGACCCGCACCCTCACCTGGCGGGTGGCGCGGCTGCTCCACGAGGGCGCCGCGCCCGAGTCGATCCTCCTGCTAACCTTCACCAACAAGGCGGCGCGCGAGATGCTGCGCCGGGTGGAGGAGGTGGCGCGCACCGACACCCGGCAGCTGTGGGGCGGCACCTTCCACCACGTCGCCCACCGGGTCCTGCGCGAGCACGCCCCCGCGCTCGGCTACGCGAAGGGCTACTCCATCCTCGACCGCGAGGACGCGAAGGACGTCATGAGCGCCGCCATCGCCGACTGCGGCCTGGCCGTCGGCGCACGGCGCTTCCCCAAGGCGGACGTGGTCGTCGACCTCGTCTCGATGGCGGTGAACACCCAGACCCCGCTCGCCGAGGTGCTCGCCGACCAGCGCCCGCAGTTCCTGCCGCTCGCCGACGACGTCCTGCGGGTGGCGCGCCGCTACGCCGAGCGCAAGCAGGCCATCAACGCGATGGACTTCGACGACCTGCTCATGAACTGGAAGGTGCTGCTGGTCGAGCACGAGCCGGTGCGGCGGCTCCTCGCCGAACGCTTCCAGCACGTGCTGGTGGACGAGTACCAGGACACGAACAAGCTGCAGGGGGACGTGGTGGACCTCCTCGCCGGCGCCAACCGCAACCTGTGCGTGGTGGGCGACGACGC
This Anaeromyxobacter diazotrophicus DNA region includes the following protein-coding sequences:
- the lipB gene encoding lipoyl(octanoyl) transferase LipB, which produces MRTLAVHKLGRVEYEDGLRLMALAGEAVRAGQPAATDHLFLVEHPPVLTLGRSAEQKNVLASPAWLEQQGFELHPTDRGGDVTYHGPGQVVAYPVVDLSDRPDVRKYVGALEEAMIRTCADHGIAAGRHEEHRGAWVGRKKIGAVGVHLARWITSHGLAFNVAPDLMHFQVIVPCGISDPRLGVTSLAAELAGQGRAAPPLAEVEEQLAAHLAVLLGRRREDRAPDLRTASVVPLGADGRVLLLRRSEARGGFWQPVTGRLEPGESPEAAARRELLEETGADAPVEPLGYRHGFAIEPGLWRGAPPGLAVAEETAFAARLPPGFTCQLSDEHAEHGWFTPAEALARLRYAGLRQAVRRATRRGSAGERVP
- a CDS encoding alpha-isopropylmalate synthase regulatory domain-containing protein codes for the protein MKIAIYDATLTEGTRQAGVQLSVRDKLRVALRLAELGVAFVEGGWPGARGDAEIFREARQLELGGARLCACATLQPGGRGGSELRAALRSGAPAITLRVPLASGRRAAAGWRGALAAAVKAVRRDGRAAIVDLDGFFDAQRQGGAAALGAVEAAARAGAEVILLGDVRGGALPSEIEAGVAAARRAAGAAAIGIRARDDAGLAVANSLVAVGKGASVVAATVNGYGERCGAADLVAVAAALELKLGHQALAAGQLRRLTSLAHFVAELVDREPSRDQPYVGQDAFAGGADELAPHVDPEAVGNRAGPAMADERGHPGALRVARALGLPARGERDARQVLERLAAWERRGFRYEGAEASFDLVLRALAGRRREYFRVLAYRVLDVHREKRGFTEATVELAVSGEHVHAAALGVGPVNALDQALRKALELHYPELSSMKLVQSRSKSLATDVGTAGDVRVLVDSADARDHWGTAGVSDNLLDACRQALVDAIEYKLAKDDVAPHPRRARPRSR
- a CDS encoding ComEA family DNA-binding protein is translated as MARRLALAALCLLSLAPSVWRLLQARQAPPPACAPVGRGVAPRHWVGCPADEGPPRELTGRERLLSGLPVPLNDATPEDLAPVPGFTARLAAEAVADRARRGPFTSLDDLTRVRGIGPGRLAKARPFLALGGR
- a CDS encoding zinc-ribbon domain-containing protein, giving the protein MLIRCEKCSTVYELDDALLPPEGAPVQCSRCQYVFTARPERPQPAGGEGKAPGGGGSPGTTAKPEATAKPDATAKPDATAKPDATAKPAATARPTATATASETAQPTSTSTSSRTATASPSQSPSPEPGSAAGASEAGELGGKSIPPDERAGEPASAPPPAPRSAAAPEVRSAPAPPAAEPAPVEAPRFTADGRPIRKVPFPEEDVTASGPRPVIARAPGGVLPRRGPRAGGLPLVPIAGVLVAVAVLLLAWRLYPRRPDPDAAGRLAEGLQLLLRDDRGSLTRAILAFDDAARADERQVDARADRVLARALLLGLVQGEAARLEVRLAARRAERARTEAPVGPPVPELAEQIDALEAQREVVRGRLRELEGVAATDLASLQRGDAARPSVQRARAVLEAYATDPARAAEAVLRDRPARGKDPWLDLAVGAGETRAVSPELRAEGVARLEKLVKAHPELLRARLALAEALARAGKVEAAVASLDALLAANRDHEDARALRAELTSGDARGGAAAPVPGARVPAGSPPPEAAAPHPRNESSQASPP
- a CDS encoding glycosyltransferase family 2 protein, translating into MELLVLACLGLVAYSYLGYPLVLVVWTGLREAVSGARFLAGGPDRRSRRRDDRWPSMTVVVAAHDEETCIRQKVENCLALDYPPELLDVVVGCDGCSDRTAELARAAGGARVTVVEAPRAGKAAVLSRLVPRARGDVVLLTDANTLLERGAAKALARHFQDRSVGAVVGRLRLYNRVKRDYQESLYWKYETVLKYHEGKLGCVLGANGGLYAVRRLLFRPLRETTIIDDFVVPIRIAARGWRIPYDPEAVAYEETTEEVAADFARRARIGAGDWQALALVPEALDPRLGFLPFAFVSHKLLRWLAPFLLAAALAGSLALAVTGGLAARALLLAQLAFYGLALAGRRRPSGPWRRPAALAWYFVSMNAALAVGLWRFVSGTQRAAWSRTRRAAPDVPGVPTA
- a CDS encoding amidohydrolase; amino-acid sequence: MTPDLLVLGTIHTLDPARPRAEALLARHGRVLELGSAAACRAAAAPGARVLDLAGGSAVPGLADAHGHVLLHARSLEEVKLSGARDEAACAALAAERARALPPGSWVRGRGWDQNRWPGGAFPGLAALDAAVPDHPVLLERVDGHMAWVNGRALALAGIGPGTADPPGGRIARDERGRPTGLLVDAAQDLVHGRIPHPSAREVERLLRLGLADLVRLGLTAVHDAGCTSSVLRCYAGLADGDALPLRVYAMIDGGQPEGALRAELARWSATPAIGRLDVRAVKLFADGALGSRGAALLDGYADDPGNRGLFLTPPQALRARLELVAGGGFQPAVHAIGDAACREVIAALVELGREHDLSRLRPRVEHLQLARAEDLDHMREACAVASMQPLHAVSDAPWVAARLGGSSPALAGAYAWRQVLARGIPLALGSDFPVESPDPRLGLRAAELRRPAGAAEPWHPAERLTRLEALHGFTWGPAFASFAEGRRGVLQPGADADLTAFGGDVLEVPAERLGQLPVVATVVGGRVEHGRVS
- a CDS encoding CHAP domain-containing protein; amino-acid sequence: MAAAVKAVSSLVGQRQVVLAGVDYGPGCAALARAAFARAGRPLPAEARDAAALHALAQARGALLPTRTPSAGDLVFLADRPGGPPVHVGVVERAEADGTAVVLHRVARGVLPVRLNLAYPSRSDDPATGKHINDALRVGARAVPAGSLVVSVSDLLRRR
- a CDS encoding MFS transporter, producing the protein MASLRQTARAAILGLPGLFWVLWGGLLVNRAASFVAALLGIYLVRERGFGAAEAGQVVSLWGAGFIVAGPLGGLLADRIGRRPVMLAGLLCGAAAVGALVVARSPALLALLAFLSSAAGELYRPAAHAALTDVVPVAERARAWGLVYWAVNFGMAVGLLLAAIVAERSLGALFLADAGTTLLFAGLVAARVPETRPAAVRHEPALAGLARVLRDRAFVVFLGLYLASLVVFTQWQLGLPLDMAAHGLGPSAFSVLLGLNCAGVVLLQPLLGARLRGHDPSRLLAASALLFGAGFGVNALGGGLPVYALGTACWTVGEVVGFPAAAALVADLAPVELRGRYQGAFSMSWGVAFTLSPVLAGQVVSRLGGRALWLACLAIAVAVALGYLATGEERRRRVAEARRSADPAVSPGG